The genomic window CCAGTTTGTCCATAACCACGTCGGTTACCTCGACTGCACTCATGGCAGGCTTTTCATCGTATGTATCGACATCTTTCGGTGAAGGAATCAATATGCGTTCTTCACCTGAAACCGCATGTTCTTCACCTCCGTTGAAAAAGAAGGTCACATGGGCATACTTTTCCGTCTCCGCAATTCGAAGCTGTTTCATACGGGCCTTTTCTATCACATCACTAAGGAGGTTATCCATAACGGTAGGCGGAAAGGCAACGGGCAAGCCAAGAGTTGCATCGTACTCGGCCAGACAAACAAAGGAAGAGAGCCTGGGTCTCTTTATACCTGTAAATTCCTTAAAATCTTTCTGCGTAAAAGCCCTGGAAATCTCCCTGGCACGATCTCCACGGAAATTAAAAAAAATAATACCGTCGCCATCGTCAACCAAACCCGACGATTCACCGTCCTCTGCAATAAGCGTAGGGAGAATAAATTCGTCGCTTCTATCCTCTTCGTATGACCGGTCTATGGCCTCAGTTGCAGTTGAAGTCCATCTTTCGCCTCCTTCGGTCATCATGCGATACGCTGTTTCTATCCGGTCCCAGCGATTATCCCTATCCATGGCATGGAACCTTCCCATCACGGTGGCGATCCTCCCCAACCCGATTGCCGCCATGTGGGACTCCAATGCCTCGATATACTTCTTTCCGCTTCTTGGAGGGGTGTCCCGTCCATCCATAAAAGGATGAACCCAGACCTTCTTAAGCCCTGCACACTTTGCCATGTCAAGAAGCGCCATGAGGTGAGTTATATGGCTATGGACACCTCCGTCGGAAAGGAGTCCCATAAGATGAAGAGATTTTCCGGTTGATTCAAGATTGCTGATAATCGTATTAAGAACGAGATTGGATTTTATATGACCCGAGTCAATAGCATTACTTATACGGGTAAAGTCCTGGTAGACGACTCTTCCTGCCCCCATATTGAGGTGCCCCACTTCCGAGTTTCCCATTTGCCCGTCGGGAAGCCCCACATGCCCCCCGGAAGCGCCTATTTCGGTGAAAGGATATTCGGAAAAGATCCTGTCCATGATGGGTGTCTTTGCGCCGGCAACGGCATTTCCATCATTTTCCGAATTGATACCAAGGCCGTCCATGATAACGAGCAGGATCGGTTTCATTGGCCCGAATCTTTGCTCCTTTTGGAAAGAGCGACTTGTAATGCATCCCAGGAACCGCATGAAGAGCAGGCGCCACACCAGTCAAAAGTCTCTTCACCGCAGGAACGGCATTTAAAAGGGATGAGAATTCGCCTGGTAAAACCCAGGACACTTTTAAACTTTTCCCCTGCTTCCCGGTAGGAACACTGCCTGAATAATGCCTCTCCCATCATCATGTCGTTGTAAGCAGAGTCGACATTAAGTTCAGAGGCCTTGTTTAGCATTTCAACAGCCTCATCTATCATTTCGAGCCTCAAGTAAAGTTTGCCGAAAAACA from Deltaproteobacteria bacterium includes these protein-coding regions:
- the gpmI gene encoding 2,3-bisphosphoglycerate-independent phosphoglycerate mutase — its product is MKPILLVIMDGLGINSENDGNAVAGAKTPIMDRIFSEYPFTEIGASGGHVGLPDGQMGNSEVGHLNMGAGRVVYQDFTRISNAIDSGHIKSNLVLNTIISNLESTGKSLHLMGLLSDGGVHSHITHLMALLDMAKCAGLKKVWVHPFMDGRDTPPRSGKKYIEALESHMAAIGLGRIATVMGRFHAMDRDNRWDRIETAYRMMTEGGERWTSTATEAIDRSYEEDRSDEFILPTLIAEDGESSGLVDDGDGIIFFNFRGDRAREISRAFTQKDFKEFTGIKRPRLSSFVCLAEYDATLGLPVAFPPTVMDNLLSDVIEKARMKQLRIAETEKYAHVTFFFNGGEEHAVSGEERILIPSPKDVDTYDEKPAMSAVEVTDVVMDKLEKKEYEIIVLNYANCDMVGHTGVYNAAVKAVETIDTCFGRLVEKTRETGCRLIMTADHGNAEQMINKKTGQPHTAHTTNPVPFVIVDDELKEHSLRSGGKLADIAPTILHLLGLEKPQEMDGKSLLETA